The Archangium primigenium genomic interval CGCTCGTGGCGAGCGCCAACGGACAGCTCGCCCCTCGCACCTGCATCCGCTACGCGACGGAGGAGGGGAAGACGAAGGAGCTGTGCGGCGCCTCGCTCCTGATGGACACTGGCATCAATCACTTCTACCTGACCATGCCGGCGAAGTACTGCCCGGCCAAGAGCCTCGATGGCCGGGCGCCGAAGGGAGCCGGTTTCACGCTGTCCGCTCCGGACTCGAAGAACCCCGTGCTCGCCTTCAGCTTCAAGGTGGGCGACCCGGCGTCGTCGCCCATGCTGCCGGAGTACGTGAACTGCGTGACGGAGCCAGGAACGCCGTCCACCCCGCCGTCCTCGGATTCCTTCCACGTCAACACCGGCCGCACGGTGCTCGCGGGAATGGACTATCTCTATCGCGCCAGTGACGACCCAGCCTGCCATGTCATTGGCTTCCGGCCCACCACGGCCCGCTAGCCGCGTCCCTCCCCTGACGGGTCATTCCCCTGGGATGAGCTGACGGCGGGGGGCGGTTCGGATAGACACGGGCCATGACCCACGAGCGCAACGGCCGCGAGCCCTGGCCCCCGGAGCTCACCGACCACCTGCGCAAGGTGGACCGGCTGCGGCGCGCGGGCCGCTACGCCGAGGCCCTCGCGCGCATGCACGAACTCGTCGAGGCCTATCCCCGGCAGGTGCGTGTCTACCTGGAGCTGGGGCTCACCCTCGCCATCTGGGGCGGCCAGCCCGCCGAGGCCCTCCCCTGGTACGAGCGCGTGCTGGCGCTCGCCCCGGGTCACGCCTCGGCCCAGTTCCACCGCGCGCTCGCCCTCGCCCGGCTCGGCCGCCATGCCGAGGCCGTGGCCGGCTTCGACGCCATCGCCGCGGAGGGCGAGTTCCGCAAGGCGCTCGTGCTCCACATGCAGCGCGCCGAGTCCCTGGAAG includes:
- a CDS encoding tetratricopeptide repeat protein, which translates into the protein MTHERNGREPWPPELTDHLRKVDRLRRAGRYAEALARMHELVEAYPRQVRVYLELGLTLAIWGGQPAEALPWYERVLALAPGHASAQFHRALALARLGRHAEAVAGFDAIAAEGEFRKALVLHMQRAESLEVLGRLEDAERDWTRALDEDRGNPWLLHRRASLRARLGRLEEAVADLTRALASPDEDAVDAELLHDRGLLRARLGDLTGARADFEAGRAALREGDPAPLVAALTGGLPETA